CTTTAGGACAAGCGACAAATAAGAAGTGACAAGTGAAAAGTAGAAAGTGAAGAGGGAAGAACAAGAGAGGATAGACCTCTGCGTTCTTCGACCGTGAACAATATGCTTTCTCCCGCAGCTTCCCAATCTCAGTCGATCACCGTGTACTGCGCGTCAAGCCGACGCGTGGCGCAGCTCTACCTCGATGTCGCGGCGGAACTCGGCCGCCTTCTGGCGCAACGCGGACACACCCTGATTTATGGCGGCGGCAATATCGGCCTGATGGGCGTGCTCGCCAATGCCGTCATGAAACAGGGCGGAAACATCCGCGGCGTGATTCTGGCCGACTTCGTCGAACGCGGCTACGCCTCGGCAGGGCATGAAATGCAGTCCGTCGACGATATGCGCCTGCGCAAACGTGGGCTCGACGAACTCGGCGATGCCTACATTGCCTTGCCCGGCGGTTTCGGTACGCTCGAAGAAATTCTGGAGATGATCTCCTTCAAGCAACTCGGGTTACACCGCAAGCCCATCGTCTTCGTGAATACCGACGGCTACTTCGATCACCTGCTCGCGCAGTTCGAGCGCGGCTTTCAAGAAGCCTTCATCCACGACAAATTCCGCAGCTTGTATGTTGTCGTTGGAACGCCGGAAGAAGCGTTGGCGCAGATCGAAGCGGCAGCTTCAGAGGTTTCGTCTCTCTCTGAGCGCAGGTCAGGGGGAAGGTAATCGCTTCGTAAGGTGGGGCGCGATCCACTCTATTCCTACAGCACCCTGCAGGAATCTATTCCGAACACCAAGAACCTTGTGCCGTCGCCACTCAGCGCATCCTTGGTCTCCCGCCACTCCGGCAATGCCCTGTCCACCGCCTGCCAGAACTCGGGGCTGTGGTGCGGCTCCTGGAGGTGCACCAACTCGTGGATGATAACGTAGTCGATCAAGCGTACAGGCAGTTGCAGCAAGCGCCAGTCGAAGAACAAGACCCCATTCTTGCCGCACGAACCCCAGTGGAAACCAAGGTCTCGCACCTCGATCCGTGCCGCGTCAGCGCCGGTTTTGCGCGCCAAGGTCGTCGTCCGCTGACTCAGCCAGTCGCGCCCGGTACGGGTATACCAGTGACGGAAATGCGTCTCCGCTTCGCCCAGTGCGTTCTCGGCCAGCCAGAAATGTTTGCCGTCGAAACGCAAAGGCTCTGTCGGTTCTCGCACGATCTTGAGGCGATAATTCCGCCCGAGATAACTAAAATTCTCTCCGCTGACGAACTCCGGCCCGCGCCCCTTCGGCACCAGCGCTTCCTTGAGTGCGAGTTTGCGATGCACCCACACGAGCTTCGAGCGTGCCCACGTTGTCAGCTCATGCTCAGTCGTGTTCTCCGGGGAATGGAAGACTAATTCCCCGCCGCGGTCCACAGTGATCCCCAGCGTCTTCCGCCGTAGACTGCGCCGAACCGCAAACGTTAAGCCGCCAACTTCCAGCGTCTCTCTCATGGCCGTATCAGGTTCTCGTGGTTTTCCTTGGCTAAGGCGACAAGGCGCTGCGCCAGGTCGCGCTCTTTCCCAGCAGGACATACACCCGACCGATCCAGGTCACGCACCAATGCCCGCGTTAGCATTTCGCGCATCGCGCTATTCTTCCAGAAGCCGACTTTGCGCACCTCTTGGCAGAGGCGTTCGACCATTTCCAACGTCGCCGCAAGCGCAGCGGTGCGTTGGGTCTCGTTTAACTCGCGTCCTTTGCTGCATTCTTCCAGAACCAATCGCACAAACGGTGCCTGTATCTTAGGGTCCAAGTCTGGAAACTCGTTGCGGTCTCCCCGCCGCAGTTCCTCGATAAACTTCCGCAGCTCCCGTTCCAGTGCATCCCAGTCGTCTTTGAAGCGCAGGAGAATCTCCTCTAGTTTCTCGCTCATCTTCCGTGCATAGGCAGGGTTCTGGTGCGAGAAGCCGATGATATGGTAACGGGCAGCGTGCTGCATCTGCGCCGCTCGTGCACGGCTGCTGGTCTGCCCTTGGAGGACGCGCTCGAACTCGGCGTCAGTGATGGTCGTGGGAGGAATCTTTGGATCTACCCCTCGCGCGGAAACATGGGCATTGATCAGCGCCTTCACCTTCTCCGCCACGCCGAGCAGGTTGAGCACCGGATCGCGATACAGGTTGGCTGCGACCTTGTTGATGAAGCCGAGAAGTTTGGCATCGCGGAAGACATCATTGGGCACTTCGGGGCGGTGCTCCAGCATGTTCAGTGTCTCGTAGAACATGCGCAGCTTGTTGATAAAGTCAGCCCGAATCTTCAGGTCTTCAAGCAACTGCACACACGCATCGACTTGCCCTTGCAGATCGATGATACCGCGATCCGTAAACACGGCCACGGCGCGCGCATGCCGGTCGAGCAGCTTCGGCAGTTCGACGCTGATGGCGATGAGCGCGCCCTCGGTGTCCTCGCCATCGTATTCCTTCAGCGCCTCGTTAAGGTGCCGCGCTACGCCGATGTAGTCCACGACGTAGCCGCATTTCTTCTGGCCGCAGGTCCGGTTGACGCGGGCGACGGCCTGCAGCAGATCGTGCGCAACAATCTTGCGGTCGAGATAGAGCACTTGCTCGACAGGTGCATCGAAACCCGTGATAAGCATGTTGTTGACTACCAGGATGAACAGCGAGTCCGTTTTGTCGGTCTTTTCCACGGAGAGCTTTCGCTTGAAGCGCTTGATGCGTTCTTCCTGCTTCTGCTTGTCGGCCCAGTCCCACCACGACTCCGGGTCATTGTGGTCGCCGGAGATCACGACGGCGATCTCCAACGCACGGAGCTTGTCTAGTTGGTCGCAGGCTCGTACTAGAAATCGCGTGTTCGCATCAAGCCGCTCGATCTCACCTTCTGGAAGCGCGAGCATAGCAGGAGGCAGCGCTTCCAGCTCCGTGACCAGTCGGTGCCGGGCTTGCTCCAGCTTCCCCTGATACGTCACCGCAGCTTGCCGACTGGTAGCGACAACTTGCGCTTTATAGCCCTCTGGCAGCACGACGCTGGCGTAGTGACGCAGCATGTCCCGTGCTTTCTGCTCAATGAGCAGCGGGGCTTCGAGCACATCGCCCTCGGTAGCATACTTCGCCTTGATCACAGCCAGCTCGTCCGGCATGTAGTCGCGGAACAGATCCTCGAAGAGCTGGTCCAGCCCCGGCGCATCCTTGACCAAGCCGTCCGCCGTGCGGCCCTCATAGAGGATCGGCACTGTCGCCCCGTCGAGTTCGGCATCCTGCAAGAGGTATTTGTCGATGAACTCGCCGAAGATCTCGCGCGTCTCGGTTTTCTCCTTCCTTAAAATGGGCGTGCCGGTGAAGCCGATAATGGCCGCGTTGGGTAGCGCCTTGCGCAGGTTGCGATGGAGCGCGCGCGTGTGCGAGCGATGGGCTTCGTCCACGAGCACGAGGATTTCCTCCGATTCGTTCAGGACCGGAAACTCCTCGAAAAGGATGTTTTCCTCGAAGGTGACTTCCTTCGCGACCACTGGCGCGCCTTTGCCCGGCTTCTTCTCTTTGCGGACGACGGTCATCGCTACCGTCTCAGTAGCGTCCCGCCTGGCCGTGTCCTGATACTTCTGCAGCATCGCGAAGACGATGTCCGGTGTGGTCTCCCGCAGGATGCGCTGGGTGCGGGCGGTGGGGGATTCGCGGCGTGCGATATCCTGCTCGTTAGGTCGTAGCGCCTCGCCGCTCAAGCGCGCCGTCTCGCGCAATTGCCCTTCGAGGTCGGTGCGGTCAGTGACCACTACTACCTTGAAGCGGTTCAGGCGCGGCATCATGCGCATTTTGCGGACCAAGAAAACCATACTAAGGCTCTTCCCAGAGCCCTGCGTGTGCCAAATAATGCCGCCACGCTCGTCGCGCTCCAAGTTCCGCGCACGGGTGCGGCCTTCCAGCAAGCGGACCACCGCCTTATGGATGGCGCGGAATTGTTGGTAGTGCGCCACCACCTTGCGCATCTTACCATCTGCTTGCTGAAAGACGGTGAAGTTGCGCATCAGGTCAAGTAAGTGCGCTGGGCGTAACATACCGGCGACAAGAATCTGCTGACTGTGCAGGTAAGTGCTGCCACGCAGCGCTATCGGACGTTGCTTTGCTGAGCGGAAGAAGAGCGGCGTGCCCACCCGTTCCGTCTGTTCCGGCCCGAGCGTGGCCAGTTCGTGCGTCGCTTCTTCTTGCTCAGGCGACGCGGGCAACACCTCCAGTTCCTCCGCCACCGTGCTCATGGGCACTGGGCTAGTGTCCGCCCATTCCATATACGCCTCCGGCGGCGCGCCAACAGTCGCGGCGCGGGCCTCGAAGAAGTCGCTGACGATCAAGAGCTGGTTGGTGTGGAACAGTCGCTCGACACCTTCGTTCTCGGTGTAGAGCGTGGGGAAGAGTTCCCTGCGCTGGTTCGAGTAGCGCAGGAGCTGGTTGATAGCCTCCTGCAACGGATTCTGACTGCCCGGGCTCTTGAACTCCGCCACTACCAGCGGAATGCCGTTCACGAACAGCACCGCATCGGGGATGACATGTCCGCGCCCGCTGGTCAGCTCCACCTTAAACTGGTTAATAACGAGGAAATCGTTGTTCGCCGGGGTTTCAAAATCGATGAAGCGCACCGGCTGCTGTCGGCCCTGCTGCCAGTCGGGCAAGCCATCGGCGACCGTACCTTTGAGCAGCAGCTCCGTCGCCGACTGGTTGATCTCCATCAGCCGATGCCCGGCTGCCTGCTCTAGGTCGCGGATGGCGCGGGCGATGCGCGTGTCGTCGAACCAGGGCTGACCGTCGCGTAAGTTGAGCTTGCGTAAGGCCGCCGCCAGCCGCTCCTTCAGCAGCACCTCGCGGAAGCTCTCCCGCTCGGTCAGTTCGGGCACGTCGGTGTCGCCCTCCAGCCACTGCCAGCCCATTACCTTGAGTTGTTCGCAGAAGGGCTGCTCGACGAGGTCGTATTCCCACTCGATCTTGCTCATGGAATCTCAGGGCTGGACAAGGTTCAGTGTAGTCAGCACTTCCGGCGGTATGGCTGCCATGTGCTTGTCTTTATGCACCAGGCAGGCCCCATACACCAGAGCCGAGGCGGCGATCAAAGAGTCAGCCATTGGAAGTCTGAGAGGGACGCTTTCCACCAACCACAGTGAGGCTCTCGCCACCGCCTCATCTATGGGAACAACGTGCGAGAAAAGCTGCATGAACTGATCGAGCGTCTCTTCAATCTCTTCCCGATCCTTGCCCAGCTCTCTGAGCTTTCTCCCGAATTCCGCCACGGACACTGTGGAAAGCAAGATATCGTGCTGCGGATCGTCGAAGAGTGCGAGCACCCGGTCCACTTCTGGCTCCTTACGGTAGAGCACCAGCAGCGCCGAAGTATCCAGGAGGTAGATCATCCTCCCAGTTCCTTCATGCGCTCAAGATCTTCGCGCTCGCGCTCTTCATCCAACTCGGCGATGAGATCGCGCCCCGGAGCCAGATTGGCTCCCAGTCCGCACAATCGGCGCGCCAGCTCGCCGCGCTCAGGAATGACCTTAACCACAATTTCGTCCTTTCCCTCCACTGGCTGCCAGTCGAGCTTATAGCCCGGTTTGATGCCGAGCTTCTGCGCTACCTCGTCCGGTATGGTGACCATGTTTTTCTGGGTAACTATCGTAATCATGGGAGCAGGTTAATCCCGGACCGATGATCTAGCAAGGTAATGTCATGACATCTGGCTCGAACTAAGCGCGGAGAGAGATGGTGGAAACATTTAGTGAAACGAAGGCTGGAGGCCACCGGGACCACTCATGACATCACCATGACCCCCTCCGGCATGCGAACGTGACCGGTGAGCAAGTCGGTCATGAGGCCGACACACCAGTGTTTGTTGTCCGTTATAGTACGTTCCCTTTGAAGTGCGGGGACGCGTCCCCGCTTTCGTCTGCAATCCCGCGAAGGCGCGACGGGAAGTCGTCACACACGTTCAAACGGTCTGTCTTGAACGATGCCACTGTTCTGACAAAGGCAGGCTCGGCGGTGCGAGCGAACCAAGCCGCCGAACACCATTCGTAGTTGTCTGCGTTGAGCGCGACTCCATGATGCACCGGATTGTGATGCACGTACTGCAACCGCGCTAGATAAGAGGGCTGATACGTAATTCGGCTGTCCCAATACTGATGCCATATCTTCCGTCCCGGCGTACTGTCCATTTCGTTGAGCGCCTTGGCGGTGGTCATGTGCAGCTTGCCGACAAGACGGCGAAGACTCTCGGCATCCGTGGGTGACGCGGCGACAAAATGGTAGTGATTGGACATTACGGCCCATGCTTGCAAGCGCCAACCGAATTCGTTCGCGCACGCGAACAGCGTATCCCGCACCAACGTCAGACGCTCTGGACTGGATAGGAAATGCTCCTTACGGTACGTTCCCGCCGTGACTATATATGCGCCTACTTCCGACAGCCGGTGGACAGGTGCATGTGGCCAGTCCGTCATAGCTCCTCCTCTTTGGAGTGCGGGGACGTATCCTTGGAGTGCGGGGACGTGTCCCCGCTTTCGGGGGCAGACAAAGCGGCGTCATGCCGCCGCATTCCAAAGTCCTCCGGCACGCGGACGCGACCAGTGAGGAGGTCGGTCATGAGGCCGGATTTCAAGGAGGAGAGTTTCTCTAGTTCCTGTCTCAAGGCTTCTAACTCTTGGTCTGCCGGAGACAGTGCGGTGAGAATGCGCTGCTGCTCCTTGACCTCTGGATAAGCCAAAACGAGTGTACGAATTACATCTTGGGAAATGTTTTTCATGCTGCCGCTGGTACCGGTCGCATTTACTTCAATCTGAGTGCGAGCTGTGTACGTCTGAAGGAGAAGAGCAAAGAAGGGATTCAGTCCACGGTCGGCTTTCAGTCTTAGGCGAAGTGTCTTATCACAGAGCATCAGTCGGGGTGACGCATCGCGAACCAGCGAAACGAGGCCAACAAGTTCGTAGGTGTTCGAGCGTGAGATGAGCAGATCACCATCACGAACCTCATGGACTGGGTTCTGGTGTATCGCCTTGGTCACCCACTTGTTTTCGTGCGGTCGAAACCTATCGGGCCAGATTGCGCTAACCTTCAGCACGCCCCACTCTCCTGGCGGAGCTGGATAGTCGGGATAGTCAGGACTCTTGCCTGCGTCGATGTTGTTTAGCGCGTCGTCGAACTTCGAACAACGCCACTCCCTCGGAATCCGCCCCAGTGGCGAATCCTGGAACTGTTCGGGGTGGGCGATAGGGTCGCGGAGCTGGCCGTGTTCGTCGAGGCCGCGGGTGAGGAGGTCGTGGAGCAGGCCGGCGCGCACCTGTTTGAGCTTCGCGATTACCGCCTCTGTCTTCGCAATAGCCTCGTCCACTGTGTCCAGCACCGCCGCGATGCGGGATTGCTCGGCTTTCTGCTCTGGATAGCGAAGCGAAAGAGAAAGGAGATCGCTCAGCGTGATGCCACGCACCGTGGAGCCAACACTCACGCGATCAAGTTCCGGGCCGTGGTGCCGGAGGAGCCGAATGAAGAATCGACGGTCGAAATCCTCTTGCAGGAGCAAGGCTTTCAGGTCTTGGTTTATCGCTGTCGGGCGTGTTGTGAGGGCACATCGACCTACAGCCATTCTCGTGCATACAATCGGGGTGTTTTCGGCAACCAACGTGCTCGCGCTGCTTTCCAAACCTTCCTGCGAGATGTGCTCCTCTGTGTCGTGCAGGAAAACATGGTCATCTTTGAAATCTTTGACGGATGCCCAGGGTATGTCGTCATGCCAATACTTAGGCTGTGAGCGCGAGGGTGTGCCTCCGCCAACTGTGCGGCAGAACTCTCCGAGGCGTCGCTCGCACCATTCCGGCACCGGAGTTAATGGGGATTCGTGTCTCATGTGTATGATACCTGCGCCAGCAAGTCAGTGAGCCTCGTTTCCAGCGCTCCACGCGTTCCGCGTATTTCCGCCAGCGTCACCCGATATTTGTCCCACAACCCCTCGATGAACCGCACTAGCTCCTGCCGCTTTTCAGCCACGGCAGCGTCGAGGCCGGTTTGGACGTCTTGGGCGAACAGTTCGAGCACGAGGGCGCGCTTCTCATCTTCGCTGAGCCCTCCGCATCGATCTTTGAGTTCGCCCACAAAGGCCTCGGTGAGTGTCCGGTAACGGACGCGAGCTTCGGCGAGGTCGGTTTTGATCTGTTCGTAGGGCGCGAGTTCGACTTCAATAGCAGCGAGGCGGTCGAGCACAACCTTCACCTTCTTCTTCAGCGGTTCCTTGTTCTCTGCCTTAAACTCTTTCATCTGTCGCGCGAGATCTTTGGCGTAGTTCCAATTCGCCGGTTCTTCCTCATCGGCATCGTCGGGTGCGTTACTCTGCTCGAAGGCTTCCTTCTCGCCCTTGAGCCGGGCGATGTCGGCCTTGGCGGCGACGATGCGTTCAAGGTAGTCGGCCATGGTGCGGCGAACGAGCTTGTGGCCAAAGGGGTCAAAGGCTGGGCCGACGGCTTCATCGTCCTCTACCGCGTCGGTGATGGCGTCCACCCAGCCGTCGATCACGCCGGGGAAGCCGTTCTCCAGTAGCGTCTTGAAGTCGGGTAGCGTGTCGGTCCACCAGGTGGCGATGACACCAGCGAGCTTGAAGCGGTCGAGCGTACCGAGCGGCAGCAGCGCGGCTCCGAAGGTGTCGAGAAACTCGGCGCGAACCCGGTTGAGTTCACTATGTTTGGGCAGGTCGGCAAGGCGTGGGGCGTGAGCAGTCCACCACGCGGCAAGGGTTTCACGTAGTGCTTGGACGCGGACCTGCACGCCGGGGTCGTTTTCCACGAGCGTGCGGATGGCGGAACGGTCGGCGAGCGCGGAGGCGAAGTCGAGATAGTCATGCGCCTTCACTGTAGGCCCTGGAAAAAGCGGAGACACGCAGGATTTTCCCTCTCCCTCGATGGGAGAGGGCGAGGGAGAGGGTGTCTGACCCCCTCCCTCTAGCTCCCTCCCGCCAGGGGAGGGAGGAGAAAAAGGGGCAGGGGTGTCAAGGCGCGCGGTGAAAGCATGGGCGGGGTCGAATCCAATCGCCTCAAATAGTGTCAGCTTGGCTTGCACCTCAGCCGCCGGCACCCCTCCCAATAAATGGGCGCGTACGTCATGCGGCTCGGGCGGCGGCGAGTTGTCCACATACCGTCTGATGTTGAGGTTCCAATCGTTGGCGGGGCAGCCAATCTCTTCCAGCGACACGCGTCGCGCATAGCCGGGTACGTCCTCGAAGCGATCGAAAGTAGACACGATCTTCTCTACGTGCTCGGGACGCAAGTAGTTCTGCGCTCGACCAGCGTGGAACTCAGCGTCGGCATTGATGAACAGCACCTGGCCGCGGCGGGCGGCGGGCTTGTTCGAGTTGGGGGACTGGCCAGTGAGGTTCGGCCGCATCACCAGGATACAGGCCGGGATGCCCGCGCCATAGAACAGGTTGGGCGGCAGTCCGATGACGGCTTCGATGAGATCCTGTCCGAGGAATTTCTTGCGGATCTCCTTCTCCGCTCCGCCGCGAAAGAGTACGCCATGGGGCATGACCGTGATGACCATGCCGCCAGGCTTGCAGACGGCTAGCATGTGCTGCGCGAACATGAGGTCGCCCTTTTTGCCCGTGGTCGGACACCAGCCCCAGCGGAAACGCTCAGGGAACTCCATGCTGCTCTTGGTGTAGTTCTGACTGAATGGCGGATTGGCGATGACGCGGTCGAAGCGTTCCAACTCGCCGCTGTCGCGATGCATGGGATGGAGGAGTGTATCGTCGAGCTGGATATCCGCGCCAGGCACGCCGTGTAGCAGCATGTTCAGCTTGCAGATGGACCAAGCCGAGGTGTCGTTTACTTGACCGCACAATCGCACGTTGGTCGGGTCGCCACCGGATTGCTCAATGAACTCTCGACTGATGATGAGCATGCCACCAGAGCCGCAGGTGGGGTCATAGACGCTCAGGCCCGGCGTGGGCTTGAGAATGCGGACCATGAGGCGGATGACGTCGCGCGGGGTGTAGAAGTCGCCGCCCTTCTTGCCGGCGGACTCGGCAAACATATTGATGAGAAACTCGTAGGCCGCGCCGAGCAAGTCAGAAAACTGAAAGTCCTCGTTGCGCAAGCGGTGGCGGCCGAAGTGGCGGACCAGATCCCTGCACGCGTCATCGGACACCACGCGCTTGTTGCTGACCGTGCGCATGAAGCTGATATGGTCGAGAACATGATCGAGCGATCCGTTCGCCTCGCTCAGTGCGCCGAGGGCTTTATCGAGTACGCTGCCGTAGAGTTCAGAGGCGTCATTGAGACGACGCTGAAGGTAGGACCACCGTGCGCGCTCCGGCACGAAGAACCCATCGTAGAAATCGGGGTTCTCACCATATTGGATTTCCGCGTCGTCCTTGACCATGCCCTGTTCAACTTTGCGATCGATGATTTTCTCCCGCTCGGCGTCGAAAACGTCAGAGCAACGTTTCAAAAACAACATCCCAAAGATGAAATCTTTATAAGTCGCAGCATCCAGACCTTCTTGGCGGAGCCTGTCCGCAGCGGCATAAAGGTGACGTTCGAGCTTGGCGAGAGAAAGTTTAGGCATGAGCTACACAGTTTCCGACTGCAACATGTCTTTTGCCTGTTCTCCCATACGGACCACTCGATTGGCCGCGATGACGCCATAGGTGTTGTCGATCTCTCATGTTTTTTTCCGTGCGCCCTCTGAGTCTCTCGCGCCATACCGTAATCTTCCAGTCTCGGGTCGTCAAGAAATTTCATTCGTAGACTTAATGGCGCTGGCTCCTTTTGGTGGTAGGCGGAACTCCATAACACTGCTTCTGGTGAAGAATGGACGGATGATATTTACGAAACCGCCTTTCGGCTTTATCTTCTTCCCACTTTCCGAGTACGAACCGAGCCTCAGCTTGGGAAAGTGATTACCCTACAACCCGTTTCATGCTGAAAGCATAAGGTGCCATGGATTCTTTAGCCACTGTTCTGCGTCGCATCCCCTTGTTCG
The window above is part of the Deltaproteobacteria bacterium genome. Proteins encoded here:
- a CDS encoding TIGR00730 family Rossman fold protein; translated protein: MAQLYLDVAAELGRLLAQRGHTLIYGGGNIGLMGVLANAVMKQGGNIRGVILADFVERGYASAGHEMQSVDDMRLRKRGLDELGDAYIALPGGFGTLEEILEMISFKQLGLHRKPIVFVNTDGYFDHLLAQFERGFQEAFIHDKFRSLYVVVGTPEEALAQIEAAASEVSSLSERRSGGR
- a CDS encoding M48 family metallopeptidase produces the protein MRETLEVGGLTFAVRRSLRRKTLGITVDRGGELVFHSPENTTEHELTTWARSKLVWVHRKLALKEALVPKGRGPEFVSGENFSYLGRNYRLKIVREPTEPLRFDGKHFWLAENALGEAETHFRHWYTRTGRDWLSQRTTTLARKTGADAARIEVRDLGFHWGSCGKNGVLFFDWRLLQLPVRLIDYVIIHELVHLQEPHHSPEFWQAVDRALPEWRETKDALSGDGTRFLVFGIDSCRVL
- a CDS encoding type I restriction endonuclease subunit R, translated to MSKIEWEYDLVEQPFCEQLKVMGWQWLEGDTDVPELTERESFREVLLKERLAAALRKLNLRDGQPWFDDTRIARAIRDLEQAAGHRLMEINQSATELLLKGTVADGLPDWQQGRQQPVRFIDFETPANNDFLVINQFKVELTSGRGHVIPDAVLFVNGIPLVVAEFKSPGSQNPLQEAINQLLRYSNQRRELFPTLYTENEGVERLFHTNQLLIVSDFFEARAATVGAPPEAYMEWADTSPVPMSTVAEELEVLPASPEQEEATHELATLGPEQTERVGTPLFFRSAKQRPIALRGSTYLHSQQILVAGMLRPAHLLDLMRNFTVFQQADGKMRKVVAHYQQFRAIHKAVVRLLEGRTRARNLERDERGGIIWHTQGSGKSLSMVFLVRKMRMMPRLNRFKVVVVTDRTDLEGQLRETARLSGEALRPNEQDIARRESPTARTQRILRETTPDIVFAMLQKYQDTARRDATETVAMTVVRKEKKPGKGAPVVAKEVTFEENILFEEFPVLNESEEILVLVDEAHRSHTRALHRNLRKALPNAAIIGFTGTPILRKEKTETREIFGEFIDKYLLQDAELDGATVPILYEGRTADGLVKDAPGLDQLFEDLFRDYMPDELAVIKAKYATEGDVLEAPLLIEQKARDMLRHYASVVLPEGYKAQVVATSRQAAVTYQGKLEQARHRLVTELEALPPAMLALPEGEIERLDANTRFLVRACDQLDKLRALEIAVVISGDHNDPESWWDWADKQKQEERIKRFKRKLSVEKTDKTDSLFILVVNNMLITGFDAPVEQVLYLDRKIVAHDLLQAVARVNRTCGQKKCGYVVDYIGVARHLNEALKEYDGEDTEGALIAISVELPKLLDRHARAVAVFTDRGIIDLQGQVDACVQLLEDLKIRADFINKLRMFYETLNMLEHRPEVPNDVFRDAKLLGFINKVAANLYRDPVLNLLGVAEKVKALINAHVSARGVDPKIPPTTITDAEFERVLQGQTSSRARAAQMQHAARYHIIGFSHQNPAYARKMSEKLEEILLRFKDDWDALERELRKFIEELRRGDRNEFPDLDPKIQAPFVRLVLEECSKGRELNETQRTAALAATLEMVERLCQEVRKVGFWKNSAMREMLTRALVRDLDRSGVCPAGKERDLAQRLVALAKENHENLIRP
- a CDS encoding PIN domain-containing protein, which gives rise to MIYLLDTSALLVLYRKEPEVDRVLALFDDPQHDILLSTVSVAEFGRKLRELGKDREEIEETLDQFMQLFSHVVPIDEAVARASLWLVESVPLRLPMADSLIAASALVYGACLVHKDKHMAAIPPEVLTTLNLVQP
- a CDS encoding AbrB/MazE/SpoVT family DNA-binding domain-containing protein, coding for MVTIPDEVAQKLGIKPGYKLDWQPVEGKDEIVVKVIPERGELARRLCGLGANLAPGRDLIAELDEEREREDLERMKELGG
- a CDS encoding transposase; the protein is MTDWPHAPVHRLSEVGAYIVTAGTYRKEHFLSSPERLTLVRDTLFACANEFGWRLQAWAVMSNHYHFVAASPTDAESLRRLVGKLHMTTAKALNEMDSTPGRKIWHQYWDSRITYQPSYLARLQYVHHNPVHHGVALNADNYEWCSAAWFARTAEPAFVRTVASFKTDRLNVCDDFPSRLRGIADESGDASPHFKGNVL
- a CDS encoding restriction endonuclease subunit S; translated protein: MRHESPLTPVPEWCERRLGEFCRTVGGGTPSRSQPKYWHDDIPWASVKDFKDDHVFLHDTEEHISQEGLESSASTLVAENTPIVCTRMAVGRCALTTRPTAINQDLKALLLQEDFDRRFFIRLLRHHGPELDRVSVGSTVRGITLSDLLSLSLRYPEQKAEQSRIAAVLDTVDEAIAKTEAVIAKLKQVRAGLLHDLLTRGLDEHGQLRDPIAHPEQFQDSPLGRIPREWRCSKFDDALNNIDAGKSPDYPDYPAPPGEWGVLKVSAIWPDRFRPHENKWVTKAIHQNPVHEVRDGDLLISRSNTYELVGLVSLVRDASPRLMLCDKTLRLRLKADRGLNPFFALLLQTYTARTQIEVNATGTSGSMKNISQDVIRTLVLAYPEVKEQQRILTALSPADQELEALRQELEKLSSLKSGLMTDLLTGRVRVPEDFGMRRHDAALSAPESGDTSPHSKDTSPHSKEEEL
- a CDS encoding N-6 DNA methylase; translation: MPKLSLAKLERHLYAAADRLRQEGLDAATYKDFIFGMLFLKRCSDVFDAEREKIIDRKVEQGMVKDDAEIQYGENPDFYDGFFVPERARWSYLQRRLNDASELYGSVLDKALGALSEANGSLDHVLDHISFMRTVSNKRVVSDDACRDLVRHFGRHRLRNEDFQFSDLLGAAYEFLINMFAESAGKKGGDFYTPRDVIRLMVRILKPTPGLSVYDPTCGSGGMLIISREFIEQSGGDPTNVRLCGQVNDTSAWSICKLNMLLHGVPGADIQLDDTLLHPMHRDSGELERFDRVIANPPFSQNYTKSSMEFPERFRWGWCPTTGKKGDLMFAQHMLAVCKPGGMVITVMPHGVLFRGGAEKEIRKKFLGQDLIEAVIGLPPNLFYGAGIPACILVMRPNLTGQSPNSNKPAARRGQVLFINADAEFHAGRAQNYLRPEHVEKIVSTFDRFEDVPGYARRVSLEEIGCPANDWNLNIRRYVDNSPPPEPHDVRAHLLGGVPAAEVQAKLTLFEAIGFDPAHAFTARLDTPAPFSPPSPGGRELEGGGQTPSPSPSPIEGEGKSCVSPLFPGPTVKAHDYLDFASALADRSAIRTLVENDPGVQVRVQALRETLAAWWTAHAPRLADLPKHSELNRVRAEFLDTFGAALLPLGTLDRFKLAGVIATWWTDTLPDFKTLLENGFPGVIDGWVDAITDAVEDDEAVGPAFDPFGHKLVRRTMADYLERIVAAKADIARLKGEKEAFEQSNAPDDADEEEPANWNYAKDLARQMKEFKAENKEPLKKKVKVVLDRLAAIEVELAPYEQIKTDLAEARVRYRTLTEAFVGELKDRCGGLSEDEKRALVLELFAQDVQTGLDAAVAEKRQELVRFIEGLWDKYRVTLAEIRGTRGALETRLTDLLAQVSYT